GATAGAATCTTCCAGGAATGTTCTTATCAAGACACCACTTGTCCAAGTTGTATTATACACGTGGCAATACCCCAGATGCCTAAGCGTATAAAATGACAAACTCATACAAAAGAGAGCATCCGGTTCCAACCTTCAAAACAAAGCAAGGAACTTGGCCTTACCTGTCTCTCAGACAGTCACCAAAGTCTCACTAGATTGTTGCATCTCTATCTTTAGGACTCAGAATTTAgggaaaaaaccctaattccccTCTAATTATAGGCTATAGCTCACTAATCACTGTTATTAGGATCACTAATCCTAAATATCCTTCCCTTTTTCCCAAAACTCATAAATTAGATAATCCCATAAACCTCTCAAAATCCAAGATTCCCTAGCTTCTTCACAAGGTAAATAAATAGTTACAATCTTCTTTATTTGGTACATAATTACTAATTATAGTTGGATTACcaaatttgaattattattattttttggtacctttaaaagaaaatgatttctaaAGGGGGAATAATAATACAGTTTGCTTGCAAATGACGCTTTAATATAATGACGAAAAACAATCATATTTGTGCAGATGACATTTGAGTGCagtggtaaaaaaaaatcatgtctaTACACTCTAGTATGGATTCAATTTACACCGATCTTCATTTAACAACTAATAATTTAAAGCATTAACATTGTtatttctcaaaaataaaataatacagtTTGGATTGtcacttcaaattgaatttatTGTTATCGAAGAGCTATCAGTAAAAGGCCAGAACTTTCCTTGAATTTGAAAGCTTTCCGGTTCGTTGTATTATTTAAatgtttatatttctttttaaaattcgTCGTTTGGTAGGAGTTTCGATTTTTTGGAACTATTTTGAGATTTGAGGGACTATAAATATTGGGTTTCTGCTAACTTGAACTTGGCGGATCCAAAGGGTATTTGGGTTTTCTTCCTAAGCAGCTTTATCTTTCAGGTCAACTTCAACTTCAAGCTCAAATCTTTCTTTATAATTCCAGTGATTTTCTAGTATACTCCGAAGTTTTTAACGGTTAGATCATTGGTTAAAAATATAACGATTAAGAtttaacgattaaaaatctCCAGAGGATAAGATATTTCAAAGCACCATAAAATTTTCGATGATTAGAAACTAAAGTTCAAAACTTTGTTTCAATTTCTGCAGAAAATTTGATCTTTTAGTGCTTgaagtttgaaggttttgggtAAATTGTTGCAGGTGTTTGGATTGCAGAGAGGATCTGAGAAAATGGCAAACAATTCTACCAATGGGGAGCACCAGACCACAACAAAGCCTCCTCCTTTGCCATCTCCTCTGCGGTTCTCCAAGTTTTTTCAGGTCCTTGTGctaattcttttgtttttttattcatcTATCTTTTTCGTTTCTTTGGGTTATTGTGAACTGCTTTTTGCAGTGTTGAAATACCCTTTTTTGGTGTTGATTTTGCGTGTTTATTGTGTTTCTGATATTTATGCCACTGGGGTCGTTGCATTTCTCCATCACATTTACTGATTGCAACCTAAATCTTAGAAATATTGTAGTTAACTGATAATTATACAGAAGAGGTTCCTTGCCTTGCATATTTTGCTAATACAGATCGCATTTTCCACACGATTGGTTTGTAGGATTAGATCTTGAAATTATATATCGTCAGTGGTCGAGGTTTTGCGCTCGTATCACACTCATTCTCCACACTTTCTTGGTTCTCTGTTTTATCCCCAATTAGCAGAAAGTCAAACCACATTTCTGAATTCTCTGAGTCCAGAAGAAAATGTTGCATATCCTTATGATCTTGCCCgttttgaaattttggtgaaatctAACTTTGTCACGTTTCCATTTTTTCGCTCGTTTGTTTGCATAGCAAAGATGAGTTCATTACGCTTTTAGTGATGTAAATCGTGCTGCTTTTCAGTTCAAGGAGTATGTTTTGTTTGGTATTAGAGGGCTAGTAAATATCATTGTTCTGTCCAAATTTTCATGTCGGCCGCTTATAGTTATTGTAATGCTTTAATTGTGTGTTGTTTACTGTGGCAGTCCAATATGAGAATTTTGGTTACTGGAGGAGCTGGATTCATCGGTTCTCACCTGGTTGACAGGTTaatggaaaatgaaaagaaTGAGGTAAGCATTTTATTTACTTTGAATAAAGTCTCAGGGTCAATTTTTCTGTTCAGTAACGACTTCAAGATTCAATGTTTTTATATACTTCATGTTGGGAAACTTTTGTTATTACTAAGCTCCATGATGAACAAAATTGCAGTAAGTTAGACGTAGTATAAGATCATATATCAAATGATTTGATTCATCATGGTTTATATTGTTTCCATTCTCCACAGGTTATTGTCGTTGATAACTACTTCACTGGCTCCAAGGACAATCTGAAAAAGTGGATTGGTCATCCCAGATTCGAGCTTATTCGTcatggtacatacattttggtttACTGAGCAAGTTAATTTCATCtggggttttttattttctgtcaAGAGTCATTAATCTTTACCAAGGCGTGGCTTTTATTTAAATATCTTTATGTTGTTTGCTACAGATGTCACAGAGACGCTGTTGGTCGAGGTTGATCAGATTTACCATCTTGCATGCCCAGCTTCTccaattttttacaaatacaatcCTGTAAAGGTAAACATATGTGATTGGCACATTAGATATCGAGATGGCATTTGGCAGTGCATGTGTCACGTGCGATTCAAATTGCTGATTAAGAGAAAATGACTTGTAAAGTAAGGCAGGCAACATGTCATTTGTCCTTAATCAGCAACGGAAGCTaatatttttactttctttttcctgtTCATTCATATAAGATCTTTCACCTCCAATAGAAAAGACTTTTACATGTACGTTAAATCTGTAATCTAACATCTGAGCATATGATTCTCTAACAGACAATAAAAACAAATGTGATTGGCACGCTGAACATGCTTGGACTTGCAAAGCGAGTTGGAGCAAGGTGGTCTATTAATCTTGCACTTATAAAAGATTCATAATTGTATTCCATCAAGTTGTCTTACTTTAAGTAAATATATTTGAGCAGGATTCTGCTGACATCCACTTCAGAGGTATATGGTGATCCTCTTGTGCATCCACAACCTGAAAGCTACTGGGGTAATGTTAACCCAATTGGTAAGTGCTCGTCTCATTCTAAGCTGGAAATTCCGCTTCATTCTGGTTTTAACTAAACGCTAATATCTTTTGTCTTTGACACCATGTTACCAAAAAAATTAACTCTAAAATGCTTTACCTGATTTGAGATGGATTTACTTGATGGAGATTCCAGAAATGCTGAACTGTTCATGGGATTTATTTAAGTTCATGAGACCATGACCTTGACAAGTACATATAATAATTGCAGGAGTAAGGAGCTGTTATGATGAGGGGAAGCGTGTTGCTGAGACTTTGATGTTCGACTATCATAGGCAGCATGGGATAGgtattttgttttttctcttttttcgtTTTCCATGAacaaattattgtttttttttttttctttcacactTATGGCCCTCGCATGAATATATAATTTCGTTTACACTCTTTGACAGAAATACGTATTGCGAGAATCTTCAACACATATGGCCCCCGCATGAATATTGATGATGGACGTGTTGTGAGCAATTTTATAGCTCAGGCACTTCGGTGAGTCCTTAGGGTGCCCCAACCGTGGCTACTTTCATCACTAACTAATTCAGTCTCGACTTAAAGATAGCtaatttcatcactttcttttccCTTGAATATTGATGCCTTTGGATTAATTTTACAATGTGTTTTCAACAATGTAGTGATGAACCGTTGACAGTTCAGAATCCTGGGACTCAAACTCGCAGTTTCTGTTATGTCTCCGATCTGGTATGGAACTTATATCGCTTTTCATTCTGTTTCCGTGTATGGCAATGAGTTGGGTTTTATGTATAGTTACCCATTTAAATTTTTATAGGTTGATGGCCTCATTCGTCTCATGGAAGGAGAGCACACCGGACCTATTAACCTCGGAAACCCAGGTAATCTATTAGATATATCATACTGCAACGAGTGTATCTCAAAAATCTGTCATAAGACTATGCTCTAGTTGTATTGACATATCTTGTGTACTTTCAGGTGAATTTACCATGCTTGAACTTGCAGAGACGGTAAAGGAGGTCAGTTTCTCTTTTTCCAtcgtttttgcttttgttggctGTTAGAGTACGGTTTTCCAGAAGCTTTTTTTCAGTTTGAATGTTAGAAACGAATATTTGGCGAATGGATACAATAACGTTTGAAACATTCGAGTTTTGATGTGTCAATTACAAAACAAGAGGACCAGTGATCTTGTTGGTTTCTACTATCAGTACTATGTCAGATATATTGATCGATTTATATGCTACTTTTACAGCTCATCAACCCCGAGGTGGAGATCAAGAGGGTGGAGAACACTCCCGACGATCCAAGACAGAGGAAACCAGACATCACAAAGGCAAAAGAATTGCTGGGATGGGAGCCGAAGATCAAGTTGCGCGAAGGCCTACCCCTCATGGAGGAGGATTTCCGATTGAGGCTTGGGGTAAACGAAAAGAAATGATTGTCTGTTTGCATAGCCGGAAATATAAACCCCGGCGGGGTTTGAGCTCTCGGTTATGGAATGTGTTTGACAATGTGGCGTATAAGCGTCTTAGATGATTCCCGTAACCACATCGTGTGCTTCCTTCTTGTTTTTGTTCTATTTCATTGTGTTACAATAGAAAATACGAAATggtttttacattaaaaagtcaaacttggtattattcactttagtctttattttgttcttatcgttaaaactcaaagttttcaagctcttttcattagtttttcataATTTAAATTCAATTGAATCCCTCATTGCAACGTTAACGCATGGGATGGACACACATGTTTTGTCTTCGAtcaaaaaatatatgtaaaacatCATTTCTCTTCATGCATGTGTAAGATTTGTCATAaggaggaatcaacaaaggggAAATTTTGCATTTCCAGCTATATTTGTTAGTAAGAAGGAATGACTTTTTATACGAACAAAAGTAACTCGGTAGAAGAAAAATAACGGGCGTGTTGAGACTGATTTAGTAAGATTTTTAGGTAAGGAGGAATCACTAAACATAAAATGTGCATGTCGAACCGGACtgttgttgggtttttttcAGCTCATGATAAGTTGTCCTAAGTCTATTGGGAATTAATAGTCTTggaggattaaattgttttcccaattggagtagGTTTTATAACTAGTTTCCAATTAAGATTAATAATCCTGATTGAAGAAGACCcttattatatctatataaGTGAGCTATTGTACTAGTTTTGAATGAAGGGGCCAAGCGTgtgcgagagaaaagaaaagagatggtgtatttcttgttcttgttctttcaggtttttCGTCAAGTCCTAGTTATAgagatttggcaagattattggttgtactcatcattGATATAGT
This window of the Malus domestica chromosome 03, GDT2T_hap1 genome carries:
- the LOC103421277 gene encoding UDP-glucuronic acid decarboxylase 6; the protein is MANNSTNGEHQTTTKPPPLPSPLRFSKFFQSNMRILVTGGAGFIGSHLVDRLMENEKNEVIVVDNYFTGSKDNLKKWIGHPRFELIRHDVTETLLVEVDQIYHLACPASPIFYKYNPVKTIKTNVIGTLNMLGLAKRVGARILLTSTSEVYGDPLVHPQPESYWGNVNPIGVRSCYDEGKRVAETLMFDYHRQHGIEIRIARIFNTYGPRMNIDDGRVVSNFIAQALRDEPLTVQNPGTQTRSFCYVSDLVDGLIRLMEGEHTGPINLGNPGEFTMLELAETVKELINPEVEIKRVENTPDDPRQRKPDITKAKELLGWEPKIKLREGLPLMEEDFRLRLGVNEKK